The sequence TGTCTACCGGTAGGCCGGGGCCGACCCCGCGCTTCTGGATCGCATAATAGCCAATGGCGATCGCAAAGAGGTTGCAGGTAATCATAATCAATGCAACATCAAAGGACCAAGCCGTTGTTGTCGCCGCCGCAAGCACCATCGAATGCATT comes from Candidatus Obscuribacterales bacterium and encodes:
- the psaK gene encoding photosystem I reaction center subunit PsaK; the protein is MVLAAATTTAWSFDVALIMITCNLFAIAIGYYAIQKRGVGPGLPVDMPAIFTGFGIPELLATASFGHILGAGMILGLSNAGLL